From the Musa acuminata AAA Group cultivar baxijiao chromosome BXJ3-7, Cavendish_Baxijiao_AAA, whole genome shotgun sequence genome, one window contains:
- the LOC135642636 gene encoding uncharacterized protein LOC135642636 — MDVRGVDADICDGIKPSAVPDTKDEGLSDEEGEDRETDSLLTSSSVNGGLEGKQQKSSRRKVQWNDRNGNKLVEVLEFEPSDSSDSEDDSSNNISTMEKLITCCFRLCYCLGS; from the exons ATGGATGTGCGTGGAGTGGACGCTGATATCTGCGATGGAATCAAGCCGTCAGCTGTTCCGGATACTAAGGACGAGGGACTTTCTGATGAGGAGGGGGAGGACAGGGAGACGGACTCTCTTCTAACGTCATCGTCTGTGAATGGAGGCTTAGAAGGAAAGCAGCAGAAGAGTTCGAGGAGGAAAGTCCAGTGGAATGATCGCAATGGCAACAAGCTCGTCGAAGTGCTGGAATTCGAGCCAAG TGATTCAAGCGACTCAGAGGATGA CTCCAGCAACAATATCTCGACTATGGAGAAGCTGATTACTTGTTGCTTTCGATTGTGCTATTGCCTGGGTTCCTGA